DNA from Thermodesulfobacteriota bacterium:
CTAAGGGAGTACAATATGCAGGACTTCTAAATGCATATTTGGATTTTGATCTAGAAAAGCTCATAGGAATTAAAAGGACTAAATTCATAGTTTCTGGCTCCTGGGCATCGGGAAGGAGTTTAAGTGAAGAAAATATTGGGAACTTCTTTACCGTATCCCAAGTATTTAGCGGCAGATCTGTAAGGCTTTATCAGATGTTTTTAGAAACTGAGCTTATAGAGGACGCTATAAGAGTAGCGGTAGGGAGAATGGGGGTCGGAGATGAGTTCAGTACCTCTGAGATATTTTATAACTACGTCAATACAGCGATTAACGGTCATCCTATTAGCTTGCCTATTAATGACGAAGGATTTTTCAGTGACCCGCAGACAAGCTGGGCGGCAAGGGCTGAGCTTAAGTATAAAGATACAATATATTTAAAGGCCGGAGTCTACAACTCAAATCCCAAAGTAGGTAGAGACAAAGCCTACGGGGTGGATTTCTCCTTTCGAAAAGGAGTAATTCTTATTGCAGAAATTGGATATCTTCACAATCAATTTAAAACCTCTGATGGTGGAGACGGCAAATATAGCTTTGGAGGATTTTATGATACAAGGGAGTTTGAGGATCTCTCAGATGATACAAAAAAACAAGATGGTAACTACAGTTTTTATTGGATCTTAGAGCAAATGGTCTACCGTGAATCAAATACTGACGATCAGGGCCTGTCTCCTTGGACATCAATTACTATCTCCCCTGATGAAGATATAAATACTTTTCCCTTTTTTATTAACGGTGGACTATTATACAAGGGTCTTATAGACGGCAGAGACCACGACAAAGCTGCGTTTGGGTTTG
Protein-coding regions in this window:
- a CDS encoding carbohydrate porin, giving the protein MMAKLLTILAIIALSYTYISEVCAQGVEDPFSYNRDLKSDEIYDSNRYMTGDWGGFRSKLYEMGIRPTAIYYLSVLGNPVGGETKGVQYAGLLNAYLDFDLEKLIGIKRTKFIVSGSWASGRSLSEENIGNFFTVSQVFSGRSVRLYQMFLETELIEDAIRVAVGRMGVGDEFSTSEIFYNYVNTAINGHPISLPINDEGFFSDPQTSWAARAELKYKDTIYLKAGVYNSNPKVGRDKAYGVDFSFRKGVILIAEIGYLHNQFKTSDGGDGKYSFGGFYDTREFEDLSDDTKKQDGNYSFYWILEQMVYRESNTDDQGLSPWTSITISPDEDINTFPFFINGGLLYKGLIDGRDHDKAAFGFAYGKISDQLKDKDYELMLELTYLIKFKEWLEVQPDVQWVVHPGGSSEIPNALVIGVQMVLDI